A window from Citrus sinensis cultivar Valencia sweet orange chromosome 5, DVS_A1.0, whole genome shotgun sequence encodes these proteins:
- the LOC102608598 gene encoding pentatricopeptide repeat-containing protein At1g11290, chloroplastic, which yields MSSHSQCQLSVFTNSTPTQTLHEHKHTLSQRAYIPSRIYRHPSALLLEVCTSLKELRRILPLIIKSGLCDQHLFQTKLVSLFCKYNSLSDAARVFEPIPDKLDALYHTMLKGYAKFASLDDAVSFLIRMRYDDVAPVVYNYTYLLKVCGDVGEIRRGKEIHGQLIVNGFSLDLFAMTGVVNMYAKCGQIEEAYKMFDRMPERDLVSWNTIVAGFAQNGFAELALDLVTRMHEEGRRGDFITIVSILPAVANVGSLRIGKAVHGYAMRAGFDSIVNVSTALVDMYAKCGRVETARLVFDGMKSRNVVSWNSMIAAYVEGGNPEEAMRIFQKMLDQGVEPTNVTIMEALHACADLGDLKRGIFVHKLLDQLKLGTDVSMTNSLISMYSKCKKVDIAADIFSKLQGKTLVSWNAMILGYAQNGRVNEALNYFCKMRSKNIKPDSFTMVSVIPALAELSVIRYAKWIHALVIRSCFEKNVFVMTALIDMYAKCGAVGTARALFDMMNERHVTTWNVMIDGYGTHGLGKAAVELFNKMLEGPTKPNDITFLCAISACSHSGLVEEGIHYFTSMKKDYGIQPVMDHYGAMVDLLGRAGRLNEAWDFIQKMPIEPGITVFGAMLGACKIHKNVELGEKAANRLFELDPDEGGYHVLLANIYAAASLWDKLAKVRTIMEKKGLQKTPGCSLVELKNEVHSFYSGSTSHPQSKRIYTFLETLIDEIKAAGYVPDTNSIHDVEDYVQENLLSSHSEKLAIAFGLLNSSQGSTIHIRKNLRVCGDCHNATKYISLVTGREIIVRDMHRFHCFKNGVCSCGDYW from the coding sequence ATGAGCTCACACTCACAGTGTCAGCTCTCAGTTTTCACAAACTCAACACCAACTCAAACTCTCCACGAACACAAACACACGCTTTCACAAAGAGCATACATCCCCTCTCGCATCTACAGGCACCCTTCGGCTCTCCTCCTCGAGGTCTGCACATCCCTCAAAGAGCTCCGGCGAATCCTGCCTCTCATCATCAAAAGCGGCCTCTGCGATCAACACCTCTTCCAAACCAAGCTCGTTAGCTTGTTCTGCAAATACAACAGCCTCTCCGATGCCGCCCGTGTTTTCGAGCCCATTCCCGACAAACTCGACGCCCTTTATCACACCATGCTCAAAGGGTATGCTAAATTTGCCTCCTTAGACGATGCcgtttcatttttaattcgaATGAGGTATGATGATGTTGCCCCTGTTGTGTATAATTATACTTATTTGTTGAAAGTTTGTGGCGATGTTGGGGAGATTAGGAGGGGTAAGGAGATTCACGGGCAGTTGATAGTTAATGGGTTTTCGTTGGATTTGTTTGCGATGACTGGGGTTGTCAATATGTATGCCAAATGTGGGCAAATTGAGGAGGCGTATAAGATGTTTGATAGAATGCCTGAGAGAGATTTGGTTTCTTGGAATACTATTGTTGCTGGGTTTGCGCAGAATGGGTTTGCGGAGTTGGCGTTGGATTTAGTTACTCGGATGCATGAAGAAGGGCGGCGAGGTGATTTTATAACTATTGTGTCGATTTTGCCTGCTGTTGCGAATGTGGGGTCTTTGAGAATTGGGAAGGCTGTTCATGGGTATGCTATGAGAGCTGGGTTTGATTCGATTGTGAATGTTTCTACTGCTTTGGTTGATATGTATGCAAAATGTGGGCGTGTTGAGACTGCTCGATTGGTTTTTGATGGGATGAAAAGTAGGAATGTTGTTTCGTGGAATTCAATGATTGCTGCGTATGTAGAGGGTGGTAATCCTGAAGAAGcgatgagaatttttcagaagATGTTGGACCAAGGAGTGGAACCAACAAATGTTACTATTATGGAAGCATTGCATGCTTGTGCCGATCTGGGTGATCTTAAGCGAGGAATATTTGTTCATAAGTTGTTGGATCAGTTGAAACTTGGAACTGATGTTTCTATGACTAATTCATTGATTTCCATGTATTCCAAGTGTAAGAAAGTTGATATAGCTGCtgatatattttcaaaacttcAGGGAAAAACACTAGTATCTTGGAATGCCATGATATTAGGTTATGCACAGAATGGTCGTGTAAATGAGgctttaaattacttttgtaaGATGCGATCTAAGAACATAAAACCAGATTCATTTACAATGGTGAGTGTAATTCCTGCTTTGGCAGAGCTATCAGTTATACGCTATGCAAAATGGATTCATGCACTTGTTATAAGGAGTTGTTTCGAAAAGAATGTTTTTGTGATGACTGCTCTTATTGACATGTATGCAAAATGTGGAGCTGTTGGTACAGCAAGAGCACTCTTTGACATGATGAATGAGCGGCATGTGACAACGTGGAATGTCATGATAGATGGATATGGCACCCATGGGCTTGGAAAAGCTGCCGTAGAACTGTTCAATAAAATGCTGGAGGGGCCCACAAAGCCAAATGATATTACTTTTCTGTGTGCTATCTCAGCTTGCAGCCACTCAGGTTTGGTTGAAGAGGGGATTCACTACTTTACTAGCATGAAGAAAGATTATGGCATTCAGCCTGTAATGGATCATTATGGTGCCATGGTTGACCTTCTTGGCCGAGCTGGGCGCCTTAATGAAGCTTGGGATTTCATTCAAAAGATGCCCATTGAGCCAGGTATCACTGTGTTTGGGGCCATGTTGGGTGCTTGCAAGATCCATAAAAATGTTGAGCTAGGGGAGAAGGCTGCCAACAGGCTGTTTGAATTAGACCCAGATGAAGGTGGGTATCATGTATTGCTGGCCAACATATATGCCGCAGCGTCACTGTGGGACAAACTAGCCAAAGTGAGAACTATAATGGAGAAGAAAGGGCTCCAGAAAACTCCCGGCTGCAGTTTAGTGGAGTTGAAAAATGAGGTTCACAGTTTCTATTCTGGAAGCACAAGCCATCCTCAATCCAAAAGGATATATACTTTCCTTGAGACATTAATTGACGAGATCAAAGCAGCTGGTTATGTGCCTGATACCAATTCCATTCATGATGTGGAAGATTATGTTCAGGAGAATCTGCTCAGCAGCCACAGTGAGAAGCTGGCTATTGCATTCGGACTTCTAAATAGCAGTCAGGGCTCAACAATACACATTAGGAAAAATCTACGTGTTTGTGGTGATTGTCATAACGCAACCAAGTACATTTCCCTTGTGACTGGACGTGAAATCATAGTACGTGATATGCACAGGTTCCATTGTTTCAAGAACGGAGTCTGTTCTTGTGGGGATTATTGGTGA
- the LOC102609466 gene encoding uncharacterized protein At2g29880, translating into MDQYEYQGQRREMKHKGRNVVWSIAMDKCLIEALAIQARTGNKIDKCFNENAYTAACIAVNTRFNLNLNNQKVVNRLKTIKKRYKVMRDLLSQDGFHWNPNTKMIECDNDDLWKRYIAAHPDARGFRGKQIEMYDELKIVCGNYQAPSRWAKTKDGSHPTEIRNCEDDSASFLSPSSEEASDTDGTESYTGSPEYMPDGSQDPPLVPPLRQLPKRPRGSDALQDAMLAVASSIRKLADAMERSKTAINASELLQAVMEIDGLEEAKQMYAFEYLNADPIKARAFMTYDPRMRKIYLFRQFWWWK; encoded by the exons ATGGATCAATATGAGTATCAAGGACAGAGAAGGGAGATGAAGCATAAAGGAAGAAATGTTGTGTGGTCAATTGCAATGGACAAGTGTCTAATTGAAGCTCTTGCTATTCAGGCTAGAACTGGGAATAAAATTGACAAGTGCTTTAATGAGAATGCATATACTGCTGCCTGTATTGCCGTCAACACCcgttttaatttaaacttaaataatcaaaaggTTGTTAACCGTCTAAAGACAATTAAGAAAAGGTATAAGGTAATGAGGGATTTGCTGAGTCAAGATGGATTCCACTGGAATCCCAATACAAAGATGATTGAAtgtgataatgatgatttatGGAAGAGATACATCGCG GCACACCCTGATGCAAGAGGATTTCGAGGGAAGCAGATTGAGATGTATGACGAACTGAAAATAGTTTGTGGCAATTATCAAGCACCAAGTCGTTGGGCTAAGACAAAGGACGGAAGCCATCCAACCGAGATTAGGAACTGTGAAGATGATTCTGCTTCATTCCTTTCACCTAGTTCAGAAGAGGCGAGTGATACAGATGGAACAGAGTCGTATACTGGATCACCCGAATATATGCCAGATGGTAGTCAAGATCCTCCTCTAGTACCACCTTTGAGACAACTTCCAAAAAGGCCTCGTGGCTCGGATGCTCTTCAGGATGCCATGTTGGCAGTGGCATCCAGCATACGAAAGTTGGCTGATGCAATGGAGCGAAGTAAGACTGCAATCAATGCTTCAGAACTTTTACAGGCTGTAATGGAGATCGATGGTCTGGAAGAGGCTAAACAAATGTATGCTTTTGAGTATTTGAATGCAGACCCCATTAAAGCCAGAGCCTTCATGACATACGATCCTCGGATGAGGAAGATATATTTGTTCCGGCAGTTTTGGTGGTGGAAGTGA
- the LOC102617279 gene encoding receptor-like protein 7 produces the protein MGLSSICLFTIFIRLVFPFFFFNLTIANVTASSMLPLCHDDERSALLQFKESRISGDFYAWKFDCRPTMASWKPEEGSVDCCSWDGVHCNKNTGHVIKLDLSHSCLFGSIDSSSSLFKLVHLEWLNLALNDFNSSEIPPEIINLSRLSYLNLSGTSLSGQIPSEILKLSNLVALDLSLNDVPGGRLELQKPSFENLVEKLSNLKTLDLGDVSIDSTIPHNIGNLSSLTFVSLRNCELQGRIPSSLGDLSKLFHLDLSINELLGELPVSVGNLHSLKELDLSANFLSSEWPISIGNLSSLKELDLSQNNFFGELPISIGNLGSLKELDLSQNGFFGELPTSIRNLFSLEKLDLSFNKFLGEFPWSSGNFSSLKLLDLRSCGFWGKVPHAISNFTRLQFLFLGFNNFSGDLLGSIGNLRSLEAIYMSKCNFSGQITSSLRNLTELVVLDMAQNSYGGTIELDVLLTSWKKLEVLALSLNRLSVLTKATSNTTSQKIQYIGLRSCNLTKFPNFLENQRDMVVLDLSDNRIQGKVPKWLLDPNMQNLSALNLSHNLLTGFDQDPALLPGNNGDSVTFDLSSNNLQGPLPVPPPGTANYLASNSSLTGEIPSWICNLNILESLVLSHNNLSGLLPQCLGNFSNELSVLDLQANNFFGTIPNTFIKESRLGVIDLSHNLFQGRIPRSLINCSKLEFLGLGNNQISDTFPSWLGTLPKLNVLILRSNIFYGVIEEPRTGCGFSKLRIIDLSDNRFSGKLPSKSFLCWNAMKIVNTSELRYLQDVLSPSGKLSNDILSTYDYSLTMNSKGRMITYNKIPDILAGIILSNNRFDGAIPASIANLKGLQVLNIQYNNLQGHIPSCLGNLTNLESLDLSNNKFSGRIPQQLVELTFLAFFNVSDNYLTGPIPQGNQFATFDNTSFDGNSGLCGKPLSKGCESGEAPTNEDHTEGSEESLFSGASDWKIILTGYAGGLVAGLVLGFNFSTGIIGWILEKLGTQQKATRRRRRRRN, from the exons ATGGGTTTATCCTCCATATGTTTATTCACAATATTCATACGATTAgtttttcccttctttttctttaatttaacaattgCTAACGTCACTGCTTCTTCTATGCTGCCACTCTGCCATGATGATGAGCGTTCTGCTTTGTTGCAATTCAAAGAAAGCCGCATCAGTGGTGATTTTTATGCTTGGAAATTTGACTGTCGTCCTACAATGGCATCATGGAAGCCAGAAGAAGGTAGCGTTGATTGCTGCTCTTGGGACGGCGTTCATTGCAATAAGAACACTGGTCATGTCATCAAGCTTGACCTCTCCCATAGCTGCCTTTTTGGTTCTATCGACTCTAGCAGCAGCCTTTTCAAGCTTGTCCATCTCGAGTGGCTTAATCTTGCTTTGAATGACTTCAATTCCTCCGAAATCCCACCAGAAATCATCAACCTTTCCAGGTTATCATACTTGAACCTCTCTGGAACTTCTTTATCTGGTCAAATACCATCAGAAATTCTAAAGCTTTCCAACTTGGTGGCCCTTGATTTATCACTAAATGATGTTCCTGGTGGTAGACTTGAACTCCAGAAGCCCAGTTTCGAAAATTTAGTCGAGAAGTTAAGTAATCTAAAAACACTTGACCTTGGTGATGTTTCTATTGATTCAACGATACCTCATAACATTGGAAATCTATCTTCTTTGACGTTTGTTTCTCTTCGAAACTGTGAATTGCaag GAAGAATTCCATCTTCACTCGGTGATCTATCGAAACTCTTTCATTTGGACCTTTCAATAAATGAATTACTGGGTGAGCTGCCTGTTTCCGTTGGTAATCTTCATTCATTGAAAGAACTGGATCTCTCTGCAAATTTTTTGTCGAGTGAGTGGCCTATTTCCATTGGAAATCTTAGTTCTTTGAAAGAACTTGACctttcacaaaataatttttttggtgagTTGCCTATTTCCATAGGAAATCTTGGTTCATTGAAAGAACTTGACCTTTCACAAAATGGATTTTTCGGTGAGTTGCCTACTTCCATTcgaaatcttttttctttggaaaaaCTTGAcctttcatttaataaatttttgggtGAGTTTCCATGGTCGTCTGGAAATTTTAGTTCTTTGAAGCTATTAGATCTGAGGTCATGTGGTTTTTGGGGCAAAGTTCCACATGCAATTAGTAATTTCACCCGGCtacaatttttgtttcttggatttaataatttttcggGTGACTTACTTGGTTCCATCGGAAATCTTAGGTCATTGGAAGCAATATATATGTCTAAGTGTAATTTTTCAGGTCAAATTACATCTTCACTTAGGAATCTTACCGAACTTGTCGTCCTTGACATGGCTCAAAATTCTTATGGAGGAACGATAGAGTTAGATGTTTTACTTACTAGCTGGAAAAAATTGGAAGTTTTAGCTCTCTCATTAAATAGGTTGTCAGTGCTCACCAAAGCCACTTCTAATACCACTTCACAGAAAATTCAGTATATAGGATTGCGTTCATGCAATCTTACTAAATTTCCAAATTTCTTGGAAAACCAACGTGATATGGTGGTCCTGGACCTTTCTGACAATAGAATTCAGGGAAAAGTACCTAAATGGTTGTTAGACCCCAATATGCAGAATCTCAGTGCCTTGAACCTTTCGCATAACTTGTTAACCGGGTTTGATCAGGATCCTGCTCTTCTTCCAGGGAATAACGGTGATTCGGTGACTTTTGATCTTAGCTCTAATAATTTACAAGGACCACTCCCAGTTCCACCCCCTGGAACCGCTAACTATCTAGCTTCAAACAGTAGCTTAACAGGGGAAATTCCATCGTGGATATGCAATTTGAATATTCTTGAAAGCCTTGTTTTGTCTCACAATAACTTAAGTGGCTTGCTTCCTCAGTGTTTAGGCAATTTCAGCAATGAACTTTCAGTGCTCGACTTGCAGGCTAACAACTTCTTTGGGACCATCCCAAATACTTTCATTAAAGAAAGTAGATTAGGCGTGATTGATTTAAGCCATAATCTGTTTCAAGGAAGAATTCCAAGATCATTGATCAACTGTTCAAAGTTGGAATTTCTTGGTCTTGGGAACAACCAGATTAGTGACACTTTTCCCTCTTGGTTAGGAACTCTTCCAAAATTAAATGTTCTCATCCTACGATCCAACATATTTTATGGCGTTATAGAAGAACCCAGAACTGGTTGTGGATTTTCTAAACTCCGCATTATTGACCTATCTGACAACAGATTTTCTGGAAAGCTTCCATCAAAGAGTTTCCTGTGTTGGAATGCCATGAAAATTGTCAATACAAGTGAGCTAAGATATCTGCAAGATGTGCTTTCTCCGTCTGGAAAATTGTCCAATGATATACTTAGCACTTATGACTACTCATTGACAATGAACAGCAAAGGGCGAATGATTACATATAACAAGATTCCGGATATCCTCGCGGGCATTATTCTCTCAAACAATAGATTTGATGGGGCGATTCCAGCATCGATTGCGAATTTAAAGGGACTTCAAGTTCTAAACATCCAGTACAATAATCTCCAAGGCCATATTCCGTCATGTTTGGGCAATCTAACAAATTTGGAATCATTGGATCTCTCAAATAACAAGTTTTCAGGACGGATTCCTCAACAACTGGTTGAGCTCACATTTCTTGCATTCTTCAATGTCTCGGATAATTACCTTACAGGGCCTATACCACAAGGAAATCAATTTGCTACATTTGACAACACTTCTTTCGACGGCAACTCAGGATTGTGTGGAAAGCCTTTGTCCAAAGGATGTGAGAGTGGTGAAGCTCCAACAAATGAAGATCATACTGAAGGCTCGGAGGAGTCCCTGTTTTCAGGCGCATCTGATTGGAAAATCATTCTGACTGGCTATGCAGGCGGACTTGTGGCAGGATTGGTTCTGGGGTTCAACTTCAGCACAGGAATTATTGGATGGATTCTGGAGAAGTTGGGAACGCAGCAAAAGGCAAcaaggaggaggaggagacGTAGAAACTGA
- the LOC107177977 gene encoding uncharacterized protein LOC107177977: MKCSEDDRLFVATFLLEDKVYHWWQIVERRYQGHAAITWAIFHKEFYDHYFPVVYQDIKRSEFFRLVQGSLTVEEYEKKFLDLSRFATSVVGDERERCRRFEDGLRFEIRTTVIASRYTEFGEVVEAARRVEHSILEGRGVHALKQKA, encoded by the coding sequence ATGAAGTGTTCGGAGGATGACAGACTATTCGTCGCCACTTTCCTGCTCGAGGATAAAGTTTACCATTGGTGGCAGATAGTGGAGAGACGATATCAGGGGCATGCTGCGATTACTTGGGCTATTTTCCATAAGGAATTCTATGATCATTATTTTCCTGTTGTATATCAGGATATTAAACGGAGTGAATTCTTTCGGTTGGTTCAGGGATCTCTGACAGTTGAGGAGtatgagaagaaatttttagACCTCTCTAGATTTGCTACATCTGTAGTCGgtgatgagagagagagatgcaGACGGTTTGAGGATGGCCTCCGATTTGAGATTCGCACCACCGTGATTGCATCGCGATATACTGAGTTTGGAGAGGTAGTTGAGGCAGCTAGGAGAGTAGAGCACAGTATTTTGGAAGGACGTGGAGTTCATGCACTGAAGCAAAAAGCGTAG
- the LOC127902273 gene encoding probable disease resistance protein At1g61300 gives MAPDRAPKAVSPSMADQRQNDVPGGCGWSEMEEGVMRNKIQLVVSPIFGENPGGTKRNSRGFSSFDRRRSEKLALSQTSLRGLLEEMKALVNLRYLNLEETSKMSRIPKQLISSLSKLQVLRMLKCSGSVLSDDAEPLMKELLCLEHLDVISLTLDCSRANVIPILFKYRKLVSVTQSLEISSFWFGPRLNASDLANLASMEKLGDLNFMLCNFEEFKSTGDVEKVLQSRFRSLHKIVINGYEVKDLTWLVFVPNLQQLDISLV, from the exons ATGGCTCCGGATCGAGCTCCCAAAGCCGTAAGTCCTTCAATGGCCGATCAACGGCAAAACGATGTCCCCGGCGGCTGTGGATGGTCGGAAATGGAAGAGGGAGTCATGAGGAACAAAATCCAACTGGTGGTGTCACCCATATTCGGCGAAAATCCTGGCGGAACAAAGCGAAATAGTCGCGGGTTTTCAAGCTTCGATCGCCGGCGTTCCG AGAAGCTCGCTCTGTCTCAGACTTCCCTACGTGGGCTGCTGGAAGAGATGAAGGCGTTGGTGAATCTGAGATATTTGAATTTGGAGGAAACATCTAAAATGTCTAGGATTCCAAAGCAGTTGATATCCAGTCTTTCGAAGTTACAGGTACTCAGGATGCTCAAATGCAGCGGAAGCGTTCTATCTGACGATGCAGAACCTTTGATGAAGGAACTGCTCTGTTTGGAACATTTGGATGTTATCAGCTTGACATTAGATTGTTCACGTGCCAATGTCATCCCAATTCTTTTCAAGTATCGAAAGCTGGTGAGCGTTACTCAATCTCTGGAGATTAGTTCCTTCTGGTTTGGTCCAAGGCTCAATGCCTCAGATCTAGCAAATCTGGCTAGCATGGAAAAGCTTGgggatttgaattttatgttgtGTAATTTTGAAGAGTTTAAGAGCACAGGAGATGTAGAGAAAGTTCTTCAAAGTCGTTTCCGCAGTCTTCacaaaattgtaataaatgGGTATGAAGTGAAGGACTTGACGTGGCTTGTTTTTGTTCCAAACCTCCAGCAGCTAGATATAAGTTTGGTTTAG